A genomic segment from Lignipirellula cremea encodes:
- a CDS encoding TlpA family protein disulfide reductase: protein MNAILSLCFTAAAIVGAPLQPGDQLTYRGVMIAEKGEDFSSRKLFDVEYLIEAADGPAPAVHWTIKEDGRGGWPWTSRFGAATVADRWPAETGPALLYEREDIDTVVPLLALHFESGREFADDVSWKDGKIEYRVEGKTKFAGRSAWQIEGRTGYGRKRTVWVAEDSPLLLGVDEVVFIGQGEQHQVRYQLVDHQSAPAESRAAAIGALKTLAQIRDRVTDKPRLKKLDLTAEQIALVQTEAAKAVVKSPAGGLAAEVVAAAADDAKSQKGRAGAVAALEGGAIGKQAPAFELTGVAGASLKSEQLTGQVTVLHFWEYRDTPLREPYGQTGYLDYLQRERKDEVRVYGVCVNPDAIDSPRKVEASAKKFKTFMNLSYPVLIDQGDVIRKFGDPRVAGVDLPLFVVIDPAGKVSHYFVGEYEVSRDRGLDALNEAISQAITTAADKGE from the coding sequence ATGAACGCGATACTTTCCCTCTGTTTCACCGCAGCCGCAATTGTGGGCGCGCCGCTGCAGCCGGGCGACCAGTTGACCTATCGCGGCGTGATGATCGCCGAAAAAGGGGAGGACTTCTCCAGTCGCAAGCTGTTTGACGTGGAGTACCTGATCGAAGCGGCTGACGGCCCCGCGCCGGCCGTTCACTGGACGATCAAAGAAGACGGCCGCGGCGGCTGGCCCTGGACGTCCCGCTTTGGAGCCGCCACCGTCGCCGATCGCTGGCCGGCGGAAACCGGACCGGCCCTGCTCTATGAACGGGAAGATATCGACACCGTGGTGCCGCTGCTGGCGCTGCACTTTGAATCGGGCCGCGAGTTTGCCGACGACGTCTCCTGGAAAGACGGCAAGATCGAATACCGCGTCGAGGGGAAAACGAAGTTCGCCGGGCGCTCGGCCTGGCAGATCGAAGGTCGCACCGGCTACGGCCGCAAACGGACCGTCTGGGTCGCTGAAGACAGCCCGTTACTGCTGGGCGTCGACGAGGTGGTGTTTATCGGCCAGGGGGAACAGCACCAGGTGCGTTACCAGCTGGTCGATCATCAATCGGCTCCGGCTGAATCGCGTGCGGCCGCCATCGGAGCGCTGAAAACGCTGGCCCAGATCCGTGACCGGGTCACCGACAAGCCGCGTTTGAAGAAGCTGGATCTGACCGCCGAGCAGATCGCGCTGGTGCAGACTGAAGCCGCCAAGGCCGTGGTCAAATCCCCCGCCGGCGGGCTGGCCGCCGAAGTCGTCGCCGCCGCGGCGGACGACGCCAAGAGCCAGAAAGGCCGGGCCGGCGCGGTCGCCGCCCTGGAAGGCGGAGCGATCGGCAAACAGGCGCCAGCGTTTGAGCTGACCGGCGTCGCCGGCGCTTCGCTCAAGTCCGAGCAGCTGACCGGACAGGTTACCGTGCTGCATTTCTGGGAATACCGTGATACGCCGCTGCGGGAGCCCTACGGCCAGACCGGCTATCTCGACTACCTGCAGCGGGAACGGAAAGACGAAGTCCGCGTGTACGGCGTGTGCGTTAATCCCGACGCCATCGACTCGCCCCGCAAGGTCGAAGCGAGCGCGAAGAAGTTCAAAACGTTCATGAACCTCAGTTACCCCGTGCTGATCGATCAGGGCGACGTGATTCGCAAGTTTGGCGATCCGCGTGTCGCCGGGGTCGACCTGCCGCTGTTTGTCGTCATCGACCCGGCCGGCAAGGTTTCGCATTACTTTGTTGGCGAGTACGAAGTCTCGCGCGACCGCGGACTCGACGCACTGAACGAGGCCATTTCGCAGGCCATTACGACAGCCGCGGACAAGGGCGAGTAA
- a CDS encoding class I SAM-dependent methyltransferase, producing MSFFSDLRILYHLTMKPVRGKDHASRLENFYSGQAHGYDDFRKRLLQGRQEMWDAVDAPPGAVWVDMGGGTGSNLEYFGERRAAMKKIYVVDLSRSLLEVARQRIEEKNWTNIETVEADATAFQPPEAPVDVVTFSYSLTMIPDWFAAIENALAMLKPGGLIGVSDFYVSRKYPSDGLKRHGWFSRSFWPVWFASDNVFPSTDHAPFLHRHFEPVHFEEKQAKVPYIPFLRAPYYVFVGRKANGPAIMNEATENKISF from the coding sequence GTGAGCTTCTTCTCCGATTTGAGAATCCTCTATCACTTGACCATGAAGCCGGTCCGCGGCAAGGACCATGCTTCGCGTCTGGAGAACTTTTACTCCGGCCAGGCCCACGGTTACGACGATTTCCGCAAGCGACTGCTGCAGGGACGCCAGGAAATGTGGGACGCCGTCGACGCCCCGCCGGGCGCCGTCTGGGTCGATATGGGCGGCGGCACCGGCTCCAATCTGGAGTACTTTGGCGAACGCCGGGCCGCCATGAAGAAGATCTATGTGGTCGACCTGTCCCGCTCCCTGCTGGAGGTCGCCCGGCAGCGGATCGAAGAGAAAAACTGGACCAACATTGAAACGGTCGAAGCCGACGCCACCGCCTTCCAGCCGCCCGAAGCGCCCGTCGATGTGGTGACGTTCTCTTACTCGCTGACGATGATTCCCGACTGGTTCGCCGCGATTGAAAACGCACTGGCCATGCTCAAGCCGGGCGGACTGATCGGCGTTTCCGACTTTTACGTCTCGCGCAAGTATCCTAGCGACGGCCTGAAACGGCACGGCTGGTTCTCCCGTTCGTTCTGGCCGGTCTGGTTCGCCAGCGACAATGTGTTCCCCTCGACCGACCACGCCCCCTTCCTGCACCGCCATTTTGAGCCCGTGCACTTTGAAGAGAAGCAGGCCAAAGTGCCCTACATTCCTTTCCTCAGGGCGCCCTATTACGTCTTCGTCGGCCGCAAAGCCAACGGCCCGGCAATCATGAATGAAGCGACGGAAAATAAAATCAGCTTTTAG
- a CDS encoding outer membrane protein assembly factor BamB family protein gives MSTPATEPEPPEDQESANQSPAANKAKRRPPRMTPPWHVYLLLLLWVAAIFALPAFGAEWDPAIINLIVQSLGALVFLNALVWFCFFSGHPRLLRYGLLGAIVLLVAGVLTTHRMHTTGAMTVAFERRPWFARWMGDAGRPEPVVTDPTAIELTATPDDYPRFLGIDVNGVIPDVRLARDWQAHPPQELWRVRVGEAWSGFAVVNGYAVTMEQYQNEELITCYRLADGRLEWKHATPGRHDTVMGGIGPRSTPTIDDSKVYALGASAMLSCLDGANGKSLWTVDLREKFQLGSDAGVAWGRAAAPLIVDDLVVVPVGGPPGGPYVSLAAFNKETGELVWQGGEQQVSYSSPMLAEISGVRQILIFNEGTFAGHDPETGKQSWITDWPGNSSGNATCSQPLVVGDDQLLLSKGYGGGSRLIQLSQTAGEWKLETLWEKSSLMKSKYSTPVLYQGALYGLSDGIMQSVDLKAGKLNWRGGRYGYGQILLAGDLLLVVAEDGRLLLLDPTPEKLSELGEIQALEGKTWNTFALSGDLLLLRNSTEAVCYRLQQR, from the coding sequence ATGAGCACGCCAGCGACGGAGCCCGAACCGCCCGAAGATCAAGAATCCGCCAATCAGTCGCCCGCCGCGAACAAGGCCAAACGTCGCCCGCCACGCATGACGCCGCCCTGGCATGTTTACCTGCTACTGCTCCTCTGGGTGGCTGCGATCTTTGCCTTGCCGGCGTTCGGCGCCGAGTGGGATCCGGCGATCATCAACCTGATCGTCCAGTCGCTGGGCGCCCTCGTTTTTCTGAACGCCCTGGTCTGGTTCTGCTTTTTCAGCGGCCATCCCCGACTGCTAAGGTACGGCCTGCTGGGAGCGATCGTGCTGCTGGTCGCAGGCGTGTTGACGACCCATCGCATGCATACCACCGGCGCGATGACAGTCGCTTTCGAACGGCGGCCCTGGTTCGCCCGCTGGATGGGCGACGCTGGCCGGCCAGAGCCGGTCGTCACCGACCCGACCGCCATTGAACTGACCGCCACGCCCGACGATTACCCGCGGTTCCTGGGGATCGACGTCAACGGCGTGATTCCCGATGTTCGCCTGGCCCGCGACTGGCAGGCTCATCCGCCGCAAGAGTTGTGGCGGGTCCGCGTCGGCGAAGCCTGGTCCGGCTTTGCCGTCGTCAACGGCTACGCGGTAACGATGGAGCAGTATCAGAACGAGGAGCTGATCACCTGCTATCGCCTGGCCGACGGACGGCTGGAATGGAAGCATGCAACGCCCGGACGACACGACACCGTGATGGGCGGTATCGGCCCGCGGAGCACCCCGACGATTGACGACAGCAAGGTCTACGCACTGGGCGCCAGCGCCATGCTTTCTTGCCTGGACGGCGCCAACGGGAAGTCCCTGTGGACGGTCGATCTGCGGGAGAAGTTTCAGCTGGGGTCCGATGCGGGCGTCGCCTGGGGCCGGGCCGCTGCGCCTTTGATCGTGGACGACCTGGTGGTTGTGCCGGTGGGCGGGCCGCCGGGCGGACCGTACGTCTCGCTGGCCGCTTTCAACAAGGAGACGGGGGAGCTTGTCTGGCAGGGCGGCGAACAGCAGGTCAGTTACAGTTCGCCCATGCTGGCGGAGATTTCCGGCGTGCGGCAGATCCTGATCTTCAATGAAGGCACGTTCGCCGGCCATGATCCGGAAACGGGCAAGCAGTCGTGGATCACCGACTGGCCCGGCAACAGCAGCGGCAACGCCACCTGTTCGCAGCCGCTGGTGGTCGGCGACGACCAGCTTCTGCTGTCCAAAGGGTACGGCGGAGGCTCCCGGTTGATTCAACTCTCCCAGACCGCGGGCGAATGGAAGCTCGAAACGCTCTGGGAAAAGTCGAGCCTGATGAAGTCGAAGTACTCCACGCCGGTGCTGTACCAGGGCGCCCTGTACGGACTGTCGGACGGCATCATGCAGAGCGTTGACCTCAAGGCGGGCAAGTTGAACTGGAGGGGCGGCCGTTATGGATACGGCCAGATCCTGCTGGCCGGCGATCTGTTGCTGGTCGTTGCGGAGGACGGTCGCCTGTTACTGCTGGATCCCACGCCGGAAAAACTGAGCGAACTGGGCGAGATCCAGGCGCTGGAGGGGAAAACCTGGAACACGTTCGCCCTGTCCGGGGACTTGCTGTTATTGCGAAATTCGACGGAGGCGGTGTGCTATCGCCTGCAGCAACGATGA
- a CDS encoding DUF3419 family protein, which yields MAFFDWVSGRVFNAVHRNNLVYNTCWEDPRLDRVALNIQPTDNVAVITSAGCNALDYALTGPASVHAVDMNPRQNALLELKLAGIRHLEYEDFFAMFGQGRLPGMQKIYADVLRSKLSDWTQSYWDKRIRFFDNPRKSFYYRGTSGAFARMVAMYNDRIIRVRPHLDAILAASSVEEQREIYEKHLRDRFWSRSMRFAMNRDTTLSMVGVPKAQRRQVETQYEGGIVKFVQDCVEAVFAKLPLSDNYFWRVYMTGSYTPECCPEYIKPENFQKLRDGLADRVHVHTDSVQGFLEKHDGAISRFVLLDHMDWLSDKFFPLLESEWQAILDRATPDARVIWRSGGLRTDFLNDVQVRKSGVLTPLQDLLTYHREMADELHENDRVHTYGSFYIADLAA from the coding sequence ATGGCTTTCTTTGATTGGGTCAGTGGGCGCGTATTCAACGCTGTCCATCGGAATAACCTTGTATACAACACCTGCTGGGAAGACCCGCGATTAGATCGTGTGGCTCTGAACATTCAGCCGACCGACAACGTCGCCGTGATTACGTCGGCCGGATGCAACGCCCTGGATTACGCCCTGACCGGGCCGGCCAGCGTGCATGCGGTCGACATGAATCCCCGGCAGAATGCGTTGCTGGAGCTGAAACTGGCCGGCATCCGTCACCTGGAGTACGAAGATTTCTTCGCCATGTTCGGTCAGGGGCGTTTGCCCGGCATGCAGAAGATTTACGCCGATGTGCTTCGCAGCAAGCTGTCGGACTGGACTCAGTCGTACTGGGACAAGCGGATTCGGTTTTTTGATAACCCGCGCAAGTCGTTCTATTACCGCGGCACCTCAGGGGCGTTCGCCCGGATGGTGGCCATGTATAACGACCGGATCATCAGGGTGCGGCCGCATCTGGACGCCATCCTGGCCGCTTCCAGCGTGGAAGAACAACGCGAGATTTACGAAAAACATCTGCGCGACCGGTTCTGGTCCCGTTCGATGCGTTTCGCCATGAATCGCGACACCACGCTGTCGATGGTGGGCGTGCCGAAAGCCCAGCGTCGCCAGGTGGAAACGCAGTACGAAGGCGGCATCGTCAAGTTCGTGCAGGACTGTGTTGAAGCAGTGTTCGCCAAATTGCCGCTGTCGGACAATTACTTCTGGCGGGTCTACATGACGGGCAGCTACACGCCCGAGTGCTGCCCGGAATACATCAAACCGGAGAACTTCCAGAAACTGCGCGACGGCCTGGCGGATCGGGTGCATGTGCATACGGATTCCGTGCAGGGCTTTCTGGAAAAGCACGACGGCGCGATTTCCAGGTTTGTGCTGCTGGATCACATGGACTGGCTGTCGGACAAATTCTTCCCGCTGCTGGAATCCGAGTGGCAGGCCATTCTGGATCGGGCCACGCCCGACGCCCGGGTGATCTGGCGCAGCGGCGGATTGCGGACCGATTTTTTGAACGACGTGCAAGTGCGCAAAAGCGGCGTGCTGACGCCTTTACAGGACTTGCTGACGTATCATCGGGAGATGGCCGATGAACTTCATGAGAACGACCGCGTACACACCTATGGCAGCTTCTATATTGCTGACCTGGCGGCCTAG
- the hemG gene encoding protoporphyrinogen oxidase, with the protein MSIPHLAVIGGGVTGLAAALKLRQLSPAAQVTLLEASPRLGGVLGTERRQGFMIERSADMFTIRDPGAIALCRRIGFEEELIEPTSEHQKAYLIHRGRLVETPGGFSLMSPNRIWPVLATPLLSWRGKLRLGCELFVRRRRETGDESLASFARRRLGKEVYERLVQPLIGGIYTADPEKLSMAATMDSFLEMERLHGSLIRGAFERTGEQKRAAKAASGARYQIFRAPREGMQAFVDALAAQLPPDSIRLQSPVERIERTDNQWRLTINGQPATFDGVICCSPAGPTASMLADFDSDLATLLRSIPHASTAIAVLGYRRDQLTRLVEGFGFVAPQIERRKILAGSFSSVKFPGRAPEDTVLIRVFVGGALQPELLEQTDEQLLLMVRKELADLVGAEGEPLLADVVRWQGVMPQYHVGHTDIVHQIETTTAAWPGLELAGNAYRGVGIPACIRDGERAADRLLQQLAEGSKEN; encoded by the coding sequence ATGAGCATTCCCCACCTTGCCGTCATCGGCGGCGGCGTTACGGGCCTGGCGGCCGCCCTGAAGTTGCGGCAGTTGTCGCCTGCCGCGCAGGTCACGTTGCTGGAAGCATCGCCCCGACTGGGCGGCGTGCTGGGCACGGAGCGCCGGCAAGGTTTTATGATCGAACGCAGCGCCGACATGTTCACCATCCGCGACCCAGGCGCCATCGCCTTGTGTCGCCGCATCGGCTTTGAAGAGGAGTTGATCGAGCCGACCAGCGAACACCAGAAGGCGTACCTGATTCATCGCGGCCGGCTGGTCGAAACGCCAGGCGGCTTCAGCCTGATGAGCCCCAATCGGATCTGGCCCGTCCTGGCGACCCCGCTGTTATCCTGGCGGGGAAAGCTGCGACTGGGCTGCGAATTATTTGTGCGTCGGCGGCGGGAAACGGGCGACGAGAGCCTGGCTTCCTTTGCCCGGAGGCGGCTGGGGAAAGAAGTCTACGAACGGCTGGTACAGCCGCTGATCGGCGGGATTTATACGGCCGACCCGGAAAAACTCAGCATGGCCGCCACGATGGATTCCTTCCTGGAGATGGAACGGCTCCACGGCAGCCTGATCCGCGGAGCCTTCGAGCGGACGGGCGAGCAGAAGCGGGCCGCCAAGGCGGCGTCAGGCGCACGCTACCAGATCTTCCGCGCCCCACGGGAAGGGATGCAGGCCTTTGTCGATGCGCTCGCCGCCCAGTTGCCGCCGGACAGCATCCGGCTGCAGTCTCCGGTCGAAAGGATCGAACGGACCGATAACCAATGGCGTCTGACCATTAACGGCCAGCCCGCAACGTTCGACGGCGTGATTTGCTGTTCGCCGGCAGGACCGACCGCCTCCATGCTGGCCGATTTTGACAGCGACCTGGCGACGCTGCTGCGTTCCATTCCGCACGCCAGCACGGCGATTGCGGTCCTGGGATACCGTCGGGACCAGCTGACCCGGCTGGTCGAAGGCTTTGGGTTTGTCGCCCCGCAGATCGAGCGGCGGAAAATTCTGGCCGGCAGTTTCTCCAGCGTCAAATTTCCCGGCAGGGCGCCAGAGGACACCGTGCTGATCAGGGTCTTCGTCGGCGGAGCCCTGCAGCCGGAACTGCTGGAACAAACTGACGAGCAGTTGCTGCTGATGGTCCGCAAAGAACTGGCCGACCTGGTCGGAGCCGAGGGCGAACCATTACTGGCCGACGTCGTCCGCTGGCAAGGCGTCATGCCGCAGTACCATGTGGGCCACACCGACATCGTGCATCAGATCGAAACCACCACAGCGGCCTGGCCAGGACTGGAACTCGCCGGCAACGCCTACCGCGGCGTCGGCATCCCCGCCTGTATCCGCGACGGCGAACGCGCGGCGGACCGTCTGCTCCAGCAGTTGGCCGAGGGTTCAAAAGAAAACTAA